One window of the Corticium candelabrum chromosome 7, ooCorCand1.1, whole genome shotgun sequence genome contains the following:
- the LOC134182718 gene encoding probable poly [ADP-ribose] polymerase DDB_G0278045 produces MPTYKIIKIERIQLRYLWHQYQLASKRMKMRNRVVREQLLFHGTRATRPEKIYTSPNGFDVGYARAGRWGKATYFAENASYSDNFAHVIREYDIIRKHEVERKQMFLAKVLTGTCYHNAAPDSSRTRPPFRQHRDGVDMCHYMYDSVSGVTCDRSRVYAIFDNFHSYPNYLITYVYRYF; encoded by the coding sequence ATGCCAACATACAAGATTATAAAAATTGAGCGAATCCAGCTTCGGTACCTCTGGCACCAGTATCAACTTGCGAGTAAAAGAATGAAAATGAGGAATAGAGTAGTCAGAGAGCAGCTGCTATTTCACGGCACACGCGCCACAAGACCGGAGAAAATTTACACGAGTCCCAATGGATTTGATGTTGGGTATGCTCGTGCGGGAAGATGGGGTAAAGCTACGTACTTTGCCGAGAACGCCTCATATTCGGATAACTTCGCTCATGTCATACGGGAATATGATATTATACGAAAACATGAAGTCGAACGTAAACAGATGTTTCTAGCAAAAGTTTTAACAGGTACTTGCTACCACAATGCTGCACCAGATTCATCACGAACGCGGCCTCCCTTTAGGCAGCATCGGGATGGAGTCGACATGTGTCATTACATGTATGACTCGGTAAGTGGAGTAACGTGTGACCGCTCGAGAGTCTATGCCATATTCGATAACTTTCATTCATACCCAAATTATCTAATCACATATGTATACCGTTATTTTTGA